GCTTTTCGATGTTTTTTGTTCCACCTAAGAGGATTCTTTCATTTATACGAAAACGGGAACAGGAGGTAGTTTCGTGGTTTAGATTAATTTCAAAAAAGATTTTAAAATCCCTGAAGTGCTGAGATGCGCTCCTCAATGGGGGGGTGGGTTGAGAATAGGTGTAACCAACCCCGGGAGGTTCCCGAGATTTTCATTGTGGCAAAAGAATCGCTGGTGCTGTATTGGGGCTTGGCGGTTTCCACAAAACGGCCAATGGTTTGAAGAGCCCCCACCATGGCTTCTTTTCCGTATTTCTGTGCCGCAAAACGGTCCGCTGCAAACTCACGCCTTCGTGAGAACCAGCAAATGGGGATCATGGCCAAGAAAGAAAGAATGATTTGAAGAAAGAAATAGGTAGCAATGCCCAGCATGTAATTTCTCTCCATGACATGTCGTGAAACGAGATTACTAATAAAATAGACAAACGTATTCATCAACCCCGCCAAAACAGTGGTGGTGAACATATCACCATTAAAAATATGGCCCATTTCATGGGCCAAAACGGCTCGAACCTCCCGTTCCCGCATTGATTGGACCAAGCCGGTTGAAACCGCAACCATAGCATTGTTTTTGGATGGACCTGTTGCAAACGCATTGAGATCCGGAGATTCATACACCCAGACCTCTGGCATTTTAATTTGAAGGGATGTGGAGAGTTCTTGAACGGTCCGATAGACCATTTGTTCGGTGGCCGATTTGGGTTCTTTAATTTGAACTGCACGGAAACTCATTTGAGCAATTTTTTTGGAAAAAGCAAGACTGATAAAAGCTCCCCCAAACCCGAGTAACATAGACCAAACAAGGATCGTTTGATTAACAGAGCCCCTAACGTCGATTCCAAACATGGGAAGGACAACATTTACCAAAATGGTAAATGTAATGGATAAAGTAATAAAAATGAGTATGTTGGATAAAATTAAAAGAAAAATACCCTTCATATTTTTCATTTTTTGATTTTTCTCCTTAATTACTTTTTAAACCCAACAAAAACTTTTTTTAGGGTATTAAGGTATTAATTTG
This genomic stretch from Nitrospiria bacterium harbors:
- the htpX gene encoding protease HtpX, with the protein product MKNMKGIFLLILSNILIFITLSITFTILVNVVLPMFGIDVRGSVNQTILVWSMLLGFGGAFISLAFSKKIAQMSFRAVQIKEPKSATEQMVYRTVQELSTSLQIKMPEVWVYESPDLNAFATGPSKNNAMVAVSTGLVQSMREREVRAVLAHEMGHIFNGDMFTTTVLAGLMNTFVYFISNLVSRHVMERNYMLGIATYFFLQIILSFLAMIPICWFSRRREFAADRFAAQKYGKEAMVGALQTIGRFVETAKPQYSTSDSFATMKISGTSRGWLHLFSTHPPIEERISALQGF